GAAGAGCTCAACCGCTACTGGTCCACCGCACCGACCGGACCGGCGCAATACGGCATCGACCCGATGCCCACGCGCCGCGGCTCGATCAACCAGACGGCCGAGAACGTGCCGGAACTCGAACGCTGGCTCTCAGCAGCGTTGGCGGCCTGGGACGCCGTACCCGGCCCCGGTGACGTCGTCCGACGGGCCCGGCTCCACCGACAAGCCCTCGAACTCGCCCGGAGCCTTCGCGAGGTCGCCCCCGCCGTGCGGACCGTGAGCGAGGCAGGAAACGACGTGCTCGATCCGGATGGCGAGTGGACGGAGCGGCTTGCCGCACTCCACCAGTTCCTCATCCCGATGCAGCCCGCCGACGAGACGGTACTGCAGAACATGCTGCGCCTCGACGTCGTACAGCTCGCGTTCACCAGCGCCAGCCAGGAGCCGGAGCAGGAAGTGGAACTCGCCAAGGTCTCCTCGCTGCACCCGGACCAGTTGACCGGCATCCAGCTGCACCATTTCGGCGCCTTCTACCGCGGCTCGTGGCGCCTCAACGACTGGTTGCACGGCCGAATCGACGCGGTCGAACAGCTCGTCCGGATCCTGCTGGCACCGGAGCGACTACGGCAGTGCCTGCTGGCACCCGGGTCGGCGACCTGCGCTGGTCCTCGGCCCGCACCTGCCGAGGCGGTGGACCGGCTGATGAAGGCGTTCGAGCGATGCGCGGTTCCCGACCAGTCGTCGGACCGAGGGTGGCTGGCCGAGCAGTGGACGCAGGACCGCGCGGCGTGCGAACGCGAGGTGGAACAGATCATCGCCAACCCGGACGCCCGATCGTTGAGCACCTGCACCCGCGCCATCGCCCGACCCATCCAGACCGACGTGCTCAGAGCAGACCTACCCGGTCTCGCCGGCGCGGTACGCGCCGAAGAAAACGATCGCGCCAGGACGACCTGGTTGGAGTCCTTCGACGCCGCCGACCGGAAGACCGGCCGGCAGATGTCGGCCCAGGACCTGTGGCGGCTGTGGGACGAGGCTGCGCAGATCGGCAGGGAGCGCATCGGAGGCGACGTCGGAAGTGACACCTTCGCGCGAACCTTGTCGCACACCGCCGCCGTCCTCGCCAACGTCGCCGGCGACACGACTCGCACCAAGCCGGTGGCCGTGGTCCTCTCCGCATTCCGCGGCTACACCCTCGCCGTCTGGGCGATGGTGGCCCTGCTCACCCGCCGCAGCGCGATGGGCACCCATGCGGTGGAGATGGCCGTCGCGGCCGGCGCTGTGCTGCTGGCCGTCTCTCTGCTGGTGCCCGCGGTGCCGGTCGCGCTGACTCTCCTCGCGGTCCTCCTGCTGCTGGCCGGGTTCTCGGCTGCAGCCCTGCTCTCGCCCCGGACGAGGCCGGTCGGCCTGCGCCTGGTCGCAGCGGCGCTCGTCGTCCTGCTCGCACTCGGCGGCATTCTATGGTGGGACTGGTCCCGCAACGGCAAGGCGCTGATCTGGAGCCTGTCGATCAAGCTCGGGGTCACGCTGCTCATCGTCCTGCTCGGCTGGTGGGTGGCCCGCGCCCGGCCCCGGCAGTCCGGCCGCGACCGCGGATAGGGCCACGCCGGGCCAACCCGCGAGCCTCAGAGGACCGGTCGCGTTTGTGGCGGGTCACCCTGAACATGTAGGCGGTCCCGTTGGCGAGGTTCGGGATCGGGCAGCTGGTCGACGGCGGGTTCGCCGTGACCGTAGTCGACGGCTGCGTTCGAGCCGATGTAAGGGGTCAGCGTGTAGCTCGTGACCGGACTGCCACTGCCCGGCGGCGTCCTCCGCGACACGTACGCGCTGCGGTCTGCGGGCGTCGCGGTCACAGCAGTCGGCGCGGCGGGCGAACGATGCCCACGTCTACCACACACTCACCATGCGTCCGCTTTGCGGGATCCAGTAAAACTGCCATCCGGCCCGCCGTTTCTCGCTACGCTTTTCCTGTTGACTGCCGTGATGCGGTCCATGGCGATGGTTGGGCAGGCTGAATCCAACTAGGAAGAGGATCCTTCCATGGTGGGCCACTCCGAAGACCGCGCGGCACGGGCGCTTCTGCGCGAGGTCCTCCGGCGCCGAGAGGCGCCGGTTACGCGGACTTTAACGAAAGTGCTCACAATAACGACATCGGTCATACCAAAAGGCGACTGTGCATCTATCGTGCAGGAGGCGATCATGGCTCAAGAAGCTCCGGCTATACACGTGGGTTCAGATACAAGGGCCAAATCACAAGCAGAAGCCATGAGAGACGCGGAATTCGCAATCCGCGAGACCGGCCTAGCGGTGAGCTTTACGTCCGATCCCCACATCGCAGGTACCGGTACACTAAATGGCGCAGGGGTTTCGGTGCTGGTCACCTGTCTGACGGTGGGCCAAAGAACCTTCATTGAGGTCGTAGGCATGAGCCTAGATTCGGGTGCAGCAGAGCAAGCCCGCAACAGGGTTCGTACCATCACCATGGGCGTACCGAGCTAAGAATTTCGGGCACAACCGACCGGTTCAGAACGAGTCTGAGCCCATAAGCCATGTCCATCGTGGTCAAGGGTTGTTGAGCAGGCAGGCGAGGGCCGCGTGTCGCTGCTCCAGATAGGGCGAAGCTCCCGGTGGGACAGCCACAGAAAGACGGCCCAGCACGGGTGCTTTTTGCTGACCTATCCTGCCAGCGTCCCGCTGTCACGCGCGGCCTGACCCGCCTCACCGAACTGATCCATGATCGCCGCCGCACGCTCGGCGGCCGCTGGCGCACGCTGCCGGCACAGCAGGAGAGCCTGATGCCTTGGCCGATCTGGGGTAACGGCGACACCTATGCCCGCATTGAGGCTGGCTTCGAGGTGTCGGTCAGGACCGTGTGGCGGTACCTGCGCCAAGCCGTCGACCTGCTTGCCGCCTGCGCCGACGACCTCGCCGCCGCGATGCGCCGGGCCGTCCGGCTTGCCTACGCCATCCTCGACGGGCACGCTGATCCGGGTCGCCGGCAGCGGCTCTACTACTCCGGCAAGCACAAGCGCCACGGCGTGAACGTGCAGGTCCTGGCCGACCCGGCGGGACTCTGGGCGTCGGCCGCCCTGCCCGGCTCAACCCACGATCTCACCGCGGTCCGCATTCGCGGCCTGATCGACGCGTTTGACCAGCACAAGGTGCCGCCGAAGACGCCGCTAGCCACGATGAAAATGGCTCAGAGGACGAGATCTCGTGGGTGGATGATCTCCTTGGCGATGAGTCCTTCAAGTCGCGCGAGTGGGTCGGCGTCACTGAGGGCGCCAAAGGAAAGTTTGGTGACGTCCTCGATGCGGGCGATGGGCACCTGGTAGGTCCGGTAGGCACCGTAGGAAAACGCTTCGGGAACCAGCTTCAAGCCGCGGATCAGGTCTTCCTGACTGAGCATGTATGCGGTGGCCGAGAGTTCGCCGGTCTCCTTGACCATCACAACGACCTTCCAGAACTGGCGAGGCAATTGCACGCCCCGATACTCGTCGTCGTCGTCGGCAAGGACCGGACCAGTGAAGACAGTGACCTTCAGGTCGCGATTGTCCGCGTTCTCGAGGATGTAGTCCTCGAGGCCCGCCCAGGTCGTCTGGTTCTGGTTGAAATCCTCATGTTGAGGGCTGCAGTTGGTGAAGTGGAAGGTGTCATCGTTCGCGGCTTTGGCGGCCGTGCGCGGCACGCCCCATGCGGGGTCGAGCCGGCGGACGAGGTGACCACGGTCAAGCGGGTTGGCGGCGTACACCTCTTCCCCGGTCTGCTCGTCCTCGGGCACCCGTGGGTCGAAGGACCAGCGATCTGATTCACGGCGCAGCCGGACACTGGAGTTGCCGTCAATGTTGACGGCGGTGAAGAATGCCAGCCGCCGTTGCTTGTTGAGCACAATGCTGAAGTGGTGGTATGGCAGCACATAGCAGTGGTCGCCGGTAGCCATGCGGTTGACCGCTGCCAGGGGCACCTGGTCGGCGTGGAGGGCTGGCAGCGGCACGGGACACCCTTCGGCGAGGAAATCCGGGGCGTAGCCCTTGCGGTCGGCGTAACGCGGGTCGATCGTGATCGCCTCCCGCCGGCCTGAAACACGCACCTCACGATTGATCGGGCCCCCGCTCAGGCGGGCGCCGAGTGGTAACGCTGGCGCCGCCGCCAGCCCACCGGCCGGCCCGGGCGCCTGCTGCGTCGACCCGATGGAAGGCAGGGTGACCCCGTCGGCGAAGACCCGGTCCAGCAGCGGCTGCTGCGCCGGGGGCAGCGATCGGTCTCGTAGAAAGGCCAGCAGCCGGCTGACTCGGACTCCTTCGTTCACGATCCCGCCAAGTTCGCTGCTGTCCGGCACCGGAACACTGGCATGATGCAGCGCGACGAACTCCCACTGGTCGTTGAAGACAGGCGAGCCGGACGATCCGGGTTCGGTGTCCGTCTCGTAGTGCAGGAAGCTGTCGACCAGGTCCACGACCCGGTTTTCCCGCAGCGCGACCTGCTTCTTCTCCCCCCGTGGATGCTGCACGATGCTCACGAAGTCGCCGACGATGGCCTTGCCCTCCGACTCGATGAGCCGGTTGAACCCGAACCGGCTCAGCTCTGCCGGGGTCCCCTTCACTGAGACGAGCGCGAAGTCCAGCTCGGCATCTGCGAGGAAGAACCGTTCCGGGTCCAGTGTGAACCCCTGCAACGGCAGTGGGCGGCCGTCGGGGCCGTCCTGGTAGTCAAATTCGACGCTGCTCCGTTCGGCCACCTGCTCGTCCGGCAGAACGTGGTGGTTGGTCAGCAATAGTTCGGGAGTGACCATCGACCCGGTGCCGTAGCCGACAAGCCGGCCCCGCTCGTCACGAATATTTACGCGGCCCACCCCGCGTGCGGCGACGACCCCGCCGTCGAGATAGTCCACCCCGAGAAGATCGTTGGTTTGGATGATGCGTTCGAGGATGGCGCCTGCCGCCGCCACCGCGGCCGGCTCACCTGCCCTGATCGCGGTGGGGCTGACGGGTCGCACGTCCGGGTAGTGGCGGCTCAGCCGGTCGATACGTGTCGCCACCCGGTCCGGCTCATCCGCTCGGGCGATCCCGCCGGGCAGGCGCAGTGTGTCGATCTTTTCCCTTCGCTGAACGACCCTGCTGGCCACTCGCGCCATGGCTGAATCCTGTTGCTTGGAACGCCTGACTTCCGGATCCACTACGCTCTCCCGTTTTCCATCGCTGTTGAAACGACGCCAGCAGGCGGCCGGCCAACACCCTCCGCGGCCTTGAGCACTGGCTTCCACCAGCCCTTCAGCACACGATCACGATCGTGCAGTGCCGCGCTAATCAATCTCGCCTTGCAGAGATCGAACTTTGGGCTGTATTCGTGGCCGCCCGGATGCCGAAATAGGCGGTCGTGATGGACCCGATAGCGGTAAAGGCACTGGTGAGTATTGCGACGGCTTGACCGTTTGCCGAACTCGAATCCAACACAACTAGACCAACGATTGCCGCTGCAGCTATGACGGCATCACCCATGACCACCACGAGCAGCCCAGTTATCGCCCGCGCCCGCTGAACGCCATCGCTGGTCTCTGCCAAATTCCGCTGAGCAACCTCCTCGGGTTGATCTCCAGGTGAAGTCGACGGTTGATCATTCTGTTGATTCGGCGGTTGAGCCGAGCTTTCAGTCATGGCACCTCCGAGCCTTCCGCCTCCGCAACCTCCGCAACCTCCGCAAAGGTGGCGCCCCCTACCTTGATGGTCGCCACAAACGTGACCTCAACCTCTGGTCCCAACTCCTGACAAGTCTTCTCAGTGCCGCATATGGTTTGGGCTTCGCCGGCCGACAAGTCTGCGGCGTCAGCCGCTGGCTCGGCAGCTTTCGCGGAGAGGTCGGCAGCGTCGGCCGCGCGCTCGGAGTCTAGTACGGACGCCTCGCCGGTGGCCGCCGAGATTCAGCAGCTACTGCCCTTCATGCCCTCAAACCACAAAGCAGTAGGCCGAAGACAAGCCCCAGAACTCTGGTGCCGACTCGAACCTTGCCTTGCGTATTAGCCCAGTTGGCTTATCAATACGCCGGCTTCGCCGAAGCCCACGATTTCCGCCCTGCCGTCGCCGTTCGTGTCAGCCACGAAGCGGGGGTGTTTGTCCGTCCGCCAGCCACCGGCCGAATAGCCGAAGTCGTCGACCACCTTGCGCGGCTGCTCGAACTGGCCGTTGCCCTGGGATCGAGCTACCCAGACCCCGCCGTCACCGCAGCCGACGATGTCGGCCGTGCCGTCGCCGGTCGTGTCAGCCAGGAACCGCGGGTGCCTGTCCACCCGCCAGCCCTGCGCGGTGCAGAAATCGATCAGCGACGGTATCGGCGCGCTGAAGGTCCCGTCGCCCTGCGCCAGCGAGACCCAGACCTTGTCGCCGGCGAAGCCGACCAAGTCGGCCCTGCCGTCGCCGGTGATGTCGGCCATGAGCCGTGGGTTGCTCTCCATCCGCCAGCTACCCGCACCCGCCGAATAGCCGAAGTTGTCCCCCACCTTCCGCGGCTGCTCGAACTGGCCGTTGCCCTGGGATCGAGCTACCCACACCCCGTCCTCGCCGCAGCCGACGATGTCGGCCGTGCCGTCGCCGGTCGTGTCAGCCAGGAACCGCGGGTGCCTGTCCACCCGCCAGCCCTGCGCGGTGCAGAAATCGATCAGCGACGGTATCGGCGCGCTGAAGGTCCCGTCGCCCTGCGCCAGCGAGACCCAGACCTTGTCGCCGGCGAAGCCGACCAAGTCGGCCCTGCCGTCGCCGGTGATGTCGGCCATGAGCCGTGGGTTGCTCTCCATCCGCCAGCTACCCGCACCCGCCGAATAGCCGAAGTTGTCCCCCACCTTCCGCGGCTGCTCGAACTGGCCGTTGCCCTGGGATCGAGCTACCCACACCCCGTCCTCGCCGCAGCCGACGATGTCGGCCGTGCCGTCGCCGGTCGTGTCAGCCAGGAACCGCGGGTGCCTGTCCACCCGCCAGCCCTGGCTGAAACAAAAGGCCTGCAACGCCACGTTCGCTGCGGAGTAGCTGCCGTCGCCCTGCGCCAGCGAGACCCAGACTTTTCCTTCGCCGAAGCCGACCACGTCGGCCCTGCCGTCGCCGGTGATGTCGGCCATCAGCCGCAGGTGCTTGTCCACCCGCCAACTACCAGCCGAATAGCCGAAACCCTTCACGGCCAATCGGATGTTGCTTGTCACAACACGCTCCAACATCAGTCCGGGACTGTCCGGATTGCCGGTTCTCTGTTCCGTGGGAGAAGCCACCGCACATGTCTGGCGGCTACGTCCGGCGGCGGTGCCAGGTCCGTAGCCACTGTCCGCCTTACGGGCCGTTTCGAACTCAGCGGTCATCCCGCCTCCCGCATCGCCATGCTATGTCGGCCGTCCGCTCGTCGTGCCATTACGTCAATTCGCCTTGATTACTCGGCCTTCTCGCGGATGCTCAGGGCGTTCACGAGGTGGTCCGCCTCACCGGTTGCTGAAGTCTGGCGCCACCGCACCACGCACCCTCAGTGTCGGTTGACTCGAGCCCAGCCTGGCGCAGCCGGCGCCAGCGTCCGTTGATGAGGGCCGGCCGCGACGAGCTGTGAGAGCTAATCCTCCAACGGTGACAAGATCAGCACCCCGCCGTCTGGTACTGGACAGCGGGATCGGCACCGCCAACACCGCAACCCTCGTACGCTTGGCGGAGTTGCTCACCGATACCCGTATCGTGCCGGTCGGCCTTGACCTGGGGCGCGGCAGTGCGCGTGAGGACCTGGCTTCAACTAGCTCGCCCGGGAGCGATTCCAGCCGACCCTCGGCACCCACCCGGATGTCGAGGGTGAGGCCGAAAAGTCGGTGAGGAGTTCCACTGATCCCGTAGGCAACAGCTCGGCGTCATGAAGCGATCGTGAAGGAGACGCGGCCGATGCCCGACAACGGTTTGACGAAGTTTTCCCTGCACCGCACCGACGAAGCCCAGGTCCCCACGCTTTCGGAGATCGATGGGGAGTTGGAACGCGCCGACCACGTCCGCGGGCTGACCTTCGAACCCGCGACCCTCGATCCCGAGACTGTCGCCCGGCGCTACCTCAATCAGATGATCGCCAGTCCAGCGGTGCCTGCGCTTACCGCAGGGGGCCGGGAAGGACCGGCGACCGAGTACCGGATCATCGGCACCGAGACCGCTCCGCTGACCAACACAACCATCGTCAAATTTTCCCAACACCGCTACCGGATCCCCGTCTACGGTTCACTGATCACCGTCGAACTGGACACTGACAACTCCTTTCTGTCCATCAACTCCGCCCTTGGTGATCCAGACCGGGTCGATCCAGTCGCTGCAATTTCTCCAGCTCAAGCCGTGGACGTCATCCGCGACGACGCGGGTGACGAAGCCCTGCCACTGGCGGAGATGCCGCGTCTCTACTTCTACTTCGACAATCGCACCGAGCCACACCGATGGCGGCTCGTCTACATCGCCAAGGACGTGCTCAGGCGGACAAACGCCAACGGCAACGCCCGCACGGGCGAGACAAGTGCGGCCCTACCAGAACTGGTCGACTACATAATCGACGCCCACTCTGGTGAACTGGTGGCCCGACCCACTCGGACCCAGACGGTGACGTGGACAGCCGCCGACGGGGACGGCGTCGACGGCCTCGGGCACACCCGGCACTTGCGCCTGGAGCACGACGGCAACGGCAATCTCCGGCTGAGGGACACCGGACGGAACGTCCACACATACAACTTTCGCTTCAAGGACGTCGTACACCAGGAAGGAGCCCTGCCTGGCGACCTCGCCGCAAACCCGCCTGACCCGTGGGACCCTGGGGCCGTCAGCGCCCACGCCAACGCGGCTGAGGTCGCCGACTTTCTGCTGAACACTCTGCGACGCAACGGCCTCGACGGCCAGGGAGGACCCTTCATCTCCAGCGTCAACTGCACGTACCTCAACCCCGACCCAGCCAACAGAGAGTGGCGGAACGCGGCCTGGATCGGCACCCAGATGATCTACGGCCAACGCGCCGTCGGCGGCAGCCTGCAGTCCTACGCCGTCGCCACGGACGTCGTCGCCCACGAGATCACCCACGGGCTCACCGATCGGACCGCCCGGCTGGAGTACGAGACCGAATCCGGAGCGCTAAACGAGTCGTACTCTGACATCTTCGGCATCATCATCTCCAATTTTCCCTGCCATGACGTCAATCAGTGGAACTGGGAGATGGGTGAGGACCTGGATGCCAGTGGCGTGCCCCTCAGGGACATGAGCGATCCCACCAAACGGGGGCAGCCCGCGCACATGAACGACTTCAAGAGGCTGAGGTCCGGAGAGGATCCTGCCAACCGCAACGACTGGGGCTACGTGCACCGCAACAGCGGCATCCACAACAAGGCCGCCTTCAACCTGCTTACGGCAAAGACCGCAACGGACGACCAGACTTTCAGGGTTGAGGAGGCCGCGTCGCTCTTCTACCTCGCGCTGACAAATCATTTGTCGCGCAGATCCGGCTTCAGCGACAGCCGCCGAGGGATCGACCTTGCCGCAAGGACGCTCTTCCGCAACGAACCACCCGAGACCCTCAACGAGAAGCTGGCCGCCATCGCCAAATCGTTCGACGACGTGGGGATTGCAACCTGAACGGGCCAGTGCGGTGTCCACCAACGTTGATCGAGGTACCCGCGGGGACAGGGCTCCGGCAAGGTAGCGATATGACCGGTCTGGCCGTTTGAGTGCAGACGCTCCTGATCATCACGGTATGAGGACAGGCGCGGCCTTTCGATGATCATCCAGGTGTCGAAGCTGGGAAGATCAAAGAGGACCGCGCCCGTTGGGAACATCATCGCTGATTGACGTGTTGGCCGTGCACGCGGACCGCTTGGACGAGCCGTTG
The nucleotide sequence above comes from Micromonospora sp. NBC_00389. Encoded proteins:
- a CDS encoding DNA/RNA non-specific endonuclease → MARVASRVVQRREKIDTLRLPGGIARADEPDRVATRIDRLSRHYPDVRPVSPTAIRAGEPAAVAAAGAILERIIQTNDLLGVDYLDGGVVAARGVGRVNIRDERGRLVGYGTGSMVTPELLLTNHHVLPDEQVAERSSVEFDYQDGPDGRPLPLQGFTLDPERFFLADAELDFALVSVKGTPAELSRFGFNRLIESEGKAIVGDFVSIVQHPRGEKKQVALRENRVVDLVDSFLHYETDTEPGSSGSPVFNDQWEFVALHHASVPVPDSSELGGIVNEGVRVSRLLAFLRDRSLPPAQQPLLDRVFADGVTLPSIGSTQQAPGPAGGLAAAPALPLGARLSGGPINREVRVSGRREAITIDPRYADRKGYAPDFLAEGCPVPLPALHADQVPLAAVNRMATGDHCYVLPYHHFSIVLNKQRRLAFFTAVNIDGNSSVRLRRESDRWSFDPRVPEDEQTGEEVYAANPLDRGHLVRRLDPAWGVPRTAAKAANDDTFHFTNCSPQHEDFNQNQTTWAGLEDYILENADNRDLKVTVFTGPVLADDDDEYRGVQLPRQFWKVVVMVKETGELSATAYMLSQEDLIRGLKLVPEAFSYGAYRTYQVPIARIEDVTKLSFGALSDADPLARLEGLIAKEIIHPRDLVL
- a CDS encoding M4 family metallopeptidase, with the protein product MKETRPMPDNGLTKFSLHRTDEAQVPTLSEIDGELERADHVRGLTFEPATLDPETVARRYLNQMIASPAVPALTAGGREGPATEYRIIGTETAPLTNTTIVKFSQHRYRIPVYGSLITVELDTDNSFLSINSALGDPDRVDPVAAISPAQAVDVIRDDAGDEALPLAEMPRLYFYFDNRTEPHRWRLVYIAKDVLRRTNANGNARTGETSAALPELVDYIIDAHSGELVARPTRTQTVTWTAADGDGVDGLGHTRHLRLEHDGNGNLRLRDTGRNVHTYNFRFKDVVHQEGALPGDLAANPPDPWDPGAVSAHANAAEVADFLLNTLRRNGLDGQGGPFISSVNCTYLNPDPANREWRNAAWIGTQMIYGQRAVGGSLQSYAVATDVVAHEITHGLTDRTARLEYETESGALNESYSDIFGIIISNFPCHDVNQWNWEMGEDLDASGVPLRDMSDPTKRGQPAHMNDFKRLRSGEDPANRNDWGYVHRNSGIHNKAAFNLLTAKTATDDQTFRVEEAASLFYLALTNHLSRRSGFSDSRRGIDLAARTLFRNEPPETLNEKLAAIAKSFDDVGIAT
- a CDS encoding FG-GAP repeat domain-containing protein, producing MTAEFETARKADSGYGPGTAAGRSRQTCAVASPTEQRTGNPDSPGLMLERVVTSNIRLAVKGFGYSAGSWRVDKHLRLMADITGDGRADVVGFGEGKVWVSLAQGDGSYSAANVALQAFCFSQGWRVDRHPRFLADTTGDGTADIVGCGEDGVWVARSQGNGQFEQPRKVGDNFGYSAGAGSWRMESNPRLMADITGDGRADLVGFAGDKVWVSLAQGDGTFSAPIPSLIDFCTAQGWRVDRHPRFLADTTGDGTADIVGCGEDGVWVARSQGNGQFEQPRKVGDNFGYSAGAGSWRMESNPRLMADITGDGRADLVGFAGDKVWVSLAQGDGTFSAPIPSLIDFCTAQGWRVDRHPRFLADTTGDGTADIVGCGDGGVWVARSQGNGQFEQPRKVVDDFGYSAGGWRTDKHPRFVADTNGDGRAEIVGFGEAGVLISQLG
- a CDS encoding patatin-like protein — encoded protein: MAQSVEDQARQRPTSPSEEADRQDIRLAVVMTGGVSLAVWISGVTLEIFRLATARTDPGSPYSSLLDLLRADVRVDVISGTSAGGLNGAFLALGLARGGDLSVMRDLWHEHGSLDRLLRDPLSRSPKSLLKGDDYFLPKVRDALEKLISDARSPVSRIDDERAPIELVLTGTLWRGRSTSFTDDLGVAITEADHDATFRFADLRAGYRDGRPVSGDLAADAVLDELAAAARCTSSFPGAFEPHFVRVSPGDPGRDLRWESAAGRSNFREAQHVIDGGVLLNKPIRPALDAVYRQTAGFQVRRVLAYVAPDPGEQLCPSPAAASAAAPQPDVVGTGLPLPSAREVLLGVLTRLRATDSVSRELTEIRSRNTNVRMRRRARDRFATAMIGVADQLSDGAWPAYLEVRVENAANTIAPLLMAGQRGRPAEQWSAQELLAALRQQRMSFIPKGSLTEALERAGAGWDWGQTTVQRLADMTVDLLKRSVWLAHLGSPERTAIVRCREKAAATLKAIYAGREELNRYWSTAPTGPAQYGIDPMPTRRGSINQTAENVPELERWLSAALAAWDAVPGPGDVVRRARLHRQALELARSLREVAPAVRTVSEAGNDVLDPDGEWTERLAALHQFLIPMQPADETVLQNMLRLDVVQLAFTSASQEPEQEVELAKVSSLHPDQLTGIQLHHFGAFYRGSWRLNDWLHGRIDAVEQLVRILLAPERLRQCLLAPGSATCAGPRPAPAEAVDRLMKAFERCAVPDQSSDRGWLAEQWTQDRAACEREVEQIIANPDARSLSTCTRAIARPIQTDVLRADLPGLAGAVRAEENDRARTTWLESFDAADRKTGRQMSAQDLWRLWDEAAQIGRERIGGDVGSDTFARTLSHTAAVLANVAGDTTRTKPVAVVLSAFRGYTLAVWAMVALLTRRSAMGTHAVEMAVAAGAVLLAVSLLVPAVPVALTLLAVLLLLAGFSAAALLSPRTRPVGLRLVAAALVVLLALGGILWWDWSRNGKALIWSLSIKLGVTLLIVLLGWWVARARPRQSGRDRG